A single genomic interval of Agromyces cerinus harbors:
- a CDS encoding sugar ABC transporter ATP-binding protein, with the protein MSGRVMLHARGIGKTFGPVRALHDVDLELRAGEVTAIMGENGAGKSTLLKIMGGDYHPDSGTLELDGEEVHFTDPSQSRAAGLRVIAQEPEILSHVSVAENIYIGALGREGVLFNRRALYAKAQRALDDYGFGRLIEPHMLGSELSPAQRQLVEIMRALVDEPKIICFDEPTSSLGDEETDILFRLIDRLRSEGVAVGYISHRMNEIFRLADRVTVLRDGGLVGTRIAAETNHDELVRMMVGRDLSQFFHRDPVEPGAAVIELVGVTNEHVSDIDLVVRAGEVVGIAGLVGAGRSELMKTIVGDFRIDEGAIRMNGRPVVFRSPADAIAAGIGFAPEERKAEALVLERSVRDNISLVVMRSLAKWGFVNDRSERALAAEYVERLRIRTPSTSQLVGKLSGGNQQKVVLARWLATRPRLLVLDEPTRGVDVGAKSEIYAIIDRLAHDGVAVLVVSSELPEVMGLADRICVMAGGRITGQLTRSEATEESILALAMDDSHQTGATR; encoded by the coding sequence GTGAGCGGACGCGTGATGCTGCACGCACGGGGGATCGGAAAGACCTTCGGGCCGGTACGGGCCCTGCACGATGTGGACCTCGAACTCCGGGCCGGTGAGGTCACCGCCATCATGGGCGAGAACGGCGCCGGCAAGTCCACGCTGCTGAAGATCATGGGCGGCGACTACCACCCCGACAGCGGCACCCTCGAACTCGACGGCGAGGAGGTGCACTTCACCGACCCGAGCCAGTCACGAGCGGCGGGGCTGCGTGTCATCGCGCAGGAACCCGAGATCCTCTCGCACGTCTCGGTCGCCGAGAACATCTACATCGGCGCGCTCGGTCGCGAGGGAGTGCTGTTCAACCGGCGGGCGCTCTATGCCAAGGCGCAGCGCGCGCTCGACGACTACGGCTTCGGCAGGCTCATCGAGCCGCACATGCTCGGCAGCGAGCTCTCGCCCGCCCAACGCCAGCTGGTCGAGATCATGCGCGCCCTCGTCGACGAGCCGAAGATCATCTGCTTCGATGAGCCCACCTCGTCGCTCGGCGACGAGGAGACCGACATCCTGTTCCGTCTCATCGATCGGCTGCGCAGCGAGGGCGTCGCCGTCGGCTACATCTCGCACCGCATGAACGAGATCTTCCGCCTCGCGGATCGCGTCACCGTGCTCCGCGACGGCGGCCTCGTCGGCACCCGGATCGCCGCAGAAACCAACCACGACGAACTCGTGCGCATGATGGTCGGCCGCGATCTCTCCCAGTTCTTCCACCGCGACCCGGTCGAGCCCGGCGCTGCCGTGATCGAACTCGTCGGAGTCACGAACGAGCACGTCTCGGACATCGACCTCGTGGTCCGCGCCGGAGAAGTCGTCGGCATCGCCGGCCTGGTCGGCGCCGGCCGCAGCGAACTCATGAAGACCATCGTCGGCGACTTCCGCATCGACGAGGGCGCGATCAGGATGAACGGCCGCCCGGTCGTCTTCCGCAGCCCCGCCGACGCGATCGCCGCAGGCATCGGCTTCGCACCCGAGGAACGCAAGGCCGAAGCACTCGTGCTCGAGCGCTCGGTTCGCGACAACATCAGCCTCGTCGTCATGCGCAGCCTCGCGAAGTGGGGCTTCGTCAACGATCGTTCCGAACGCGCGCTCGCCGCCGAGTACGTCGAGCGGCTGCGCATCAGAACCCCGAGCACCTCGCAACTCGTCGGCAAGCTCTCGGGCGGCAACCAGCAGAAGGTCGTGCTCGCGAGGTGGCTCGCGACCAGGCCCAGGCTGCTCGTGCTCGACGAGCCGACCCGAGGCGTCGACGTCGGTGCGAAGTCGGAGATCTACGCCATCATCGACCGGCTCGCCCATGACGGCGTCGCCGTGCTCGTCGTCTCGAGCGAGCTCCCCGAGGTGATGGGCCTCGCCGACCGCATCTGCGTGATGGCCGGCGGCCGGATCACCGGCCAGCTCACGCGCAGCGAAGCAACAGAAGAGTCGATCCTCGCTCTGGCGATGGATGACTCCCACCAGACAGGAGCAACCCGATGA
- a CDS encoding ABC transporter permease: protein MTTIDTTARPTGFLRDTASVFVRESRPLVRDPFSVMFSLVQPLVFLGLFGPLLIGASGGDAAGTLQWFVPGILVMVALFGTASTGANLLFEMQTGSHERTLVAPLSRSALLVGRALKEVVPLVIQGTIVVLVAVPFGFSLDVPGLIAGLAVLAVFGIGFGALSYSLALACRNRDWMFWMVHQTLLFPLMILSGMLLPLEDGPAWMQVAAAINPLSYLVGAERALLSGDFGAPAVVGGIIAAAVTCAIGIVVGVRSMKRAA from the coding sequence ATGACCACCATCGACACCACCGCCCGTCCCACGGGCTTCCTCCGCGACACCGCCTCGGTCTTCGTCCGCGAATCCCGGCCGCTCGTGCGCGACCCGTTCAGCGTGATGTTCTCGCTCGTGCAGCCGCTCGTGTTCCTCGGCCTCTTCGGCCCGCTGCTCATCGGCGCCTCCGGCGGCGACGCGGCAGGCACCCTGCAGTGGTTCGTCCCCGGCATCCTCGTGATGGTCGCGCTGTTCGGCACGGCATCGACGGGTGCGAACCTGCTCTTCGAGATGCAGACGGGCTCGCACGAGCGCACGCTCGTGGCGCCGCTCTCGCGCAGCGCCCTGCTCGTCGGCCGCGCGCTCAAGGAGGTCGTGCCGCTCGTCATCCAAGGCACGATCGTCGTGCTCGTCGCCGTGCCGTTCGGCTTCTCGCTCGACGTGCCCGGGCTCATCGCGGGCCTCGCGGTGCTCGCCGTCTTCGGCATCGGCTTCGGCGCCCTGAGCTACTCGCTCGCGCTCGCCTGCCGCAACCGCGACTGGATGTTCTGGATGGTGCACCAGACGCTGCTGTTCCCGCTCATGATCCTCTCGGGCATGCTGCTGCCGCTCGAGGACGGCCCCGCATGGATGCAGGTCGCCGCGGCGATCAACCCCTTGAGCTACCTGGTCGGCGCCGAGCGGGCGCTCCTCTCGGGCGACTTCGGCGCACCGGCGGTCGTCGGCGGCATCATCGCCGCCGCCGTGACCTGCGCGATCGGCATCGTGGTCGGCGTGCGATCGATGAAGCGCGCGGCCTGA
- a CDS encoding ABC transporter permease gives MSVATKPRNNVPDQPSTATQPGVVRRVLAAVGVQNISLLMAIALVVVVIGTQNPLFFTAGNMRVIGTAIAISGLLAVVQTMVIIMGGLDISVGSIAGLTSVTSAMIFSVAGPALGVVGAVAIGILCGLVNGCIIVFGRVNPVIATLATLAAYKGIAQLVSDGRAQGYTGADAFFVFLARGSLIGLPILILVLVIVAVLAHVLLRYTSVGRNIYAVGGNDIASRLAGININRYIIGVYIMTGAVAAVAGILITARTGSGQPVSGSEGLELESITAAALGGAALKGGKGTIAGTILAVILLGILTNGMTLLGVNSFWQNVAKGGLLVLAVIIQQLRAGERRIGIPA, from the coding sequence ATGAGCGTCGCAACGAAGCCGCGGAACAACGTCCCCGACCAACCCTCGACGGCAACTCAGCCGGGCGTCGTCAGACGCGTCCTCGCCGCGGTCGGCGTGCAGAACATCTCGCTGCTGATGGCCATCGCCCTCGTCGTGGTCGTCATCGGCACGCAGAACCCCCTGTTCTTCACCGCAGGCAACATGCGGGTCATCGGCACCGCGATCGCGATCTCGGGTCTCCTCGCGGTGGTGCAGACGATGGTCATCATCATGGGCGGCCTGGACATCTCGGTGGGATCCATCGCCGGCCTCACCTCGGTGACCTCCGCGATGATCTTCTCGGTCGCCGGCCCCGCACTGGGCGTCGTCGGCGCGGTCGCGATCGGCATCCTCTGCGGTCTCGTCAACGGCTGCATCATCGTGTTCGGCCGCGTCAATCCCGTCATCGCCACGCTCGCGACACTCGCGGCGTACAAGGGCATCGCACAGCTCGTGTCCGACGGACGTGCGCAGGGCTACACCGGTGCCGACGCGTTCTTCGTGTTCCTGGCGCGCGGCTCGCTCATCGGGCTTCCGATCCTCATCCTGGTGCTCGTCATCGTCGCGGTGCTCGCCCATGTGCTCCTCCGCTACACGAGTGTTGGCCGCAACATCTACGCCGTCGGCGGCAACGACATCGCCTCCCGGCTCGCGGGCATCAACATCAACCGGTACATCATCGGCGTCTACATCATGACGGGTGCCGTGGCGGCGGTCGCCGGCATCCTGATCACCGCGCGAACAGGCTCGGGGCAGCCGGTCTCCGGCTCGGAGGGCCTCGAACTCGAGTCGATCACCGCGGCCGCGCTCGGCGGTGCCGCCCTCAAGGGCGGCAAGGGCACGATCGCCGGAACCATCCTCGCGGTGATCCTGCTCGGCATCCTCACCAACGGCATGACGCTGCTCGGCGTGAACAGCTTCTGGCAGAACGTCGCCAAGGGCGGGCTGCTCGTGCTCGCCGTCATCATCCAGCAGCTGCGCGCGGGCGAGCGCCGCATCGGCATCCCCGCCTGA
- a CDS encoding ATP-binding cassette domain-containing protein has translation MTNQMISAQGLTKTFPAKGKVVEAVRSVDLEVDAGELVAFLGPNGAGKSTTLRMLTTLLPPTSGEAIVAGSDIRRDPAGVRRRIGYVGQGNSGGHTQRVRDELHAQGAFYGMGRRETRARAAELIDSLELGQVAGRQVQSLSGGQKRRLDIALGLIHRPELLFLDEPSTGLDPHSRANLWEHIVELRRETGTTIFLTTHYLDEADQLAERVMVMDHGQVIADDTAWALKESLAGDRVSLTFETAADAAAAADRIGGEASGQVVTVTAPGGDRALPRYIRSLGDAGLEVVAATHRQPTLDDVFLALTGRTLREEAAHAEASDASGDGADTTAPAHAAA, from the coding sequence ATGACGAACCAGATGATCTCCGCTCAGGGCCTCACGAAGACGTTCCCCGCCAAGGGGAAGGTCGTCGAGGCCGTCCGTTCCGTCGACCTCGAGGTCGACGCCGGCGAGCTCGTCGCCTTCCTCGGCCCGAACGGCGCCGGCAAGTCGACGACGCTTCGCATGCTCACCACGCTGCTGCCGCCGACGAGCGGCGAGGCGATCGTCGCCGGCTCCGACATCCGTCGCGACCCGGCCGGCGTGCGCCGCCGCATCGGCTACGTCGGGCAGGGCAACTCGGGTGGGCACACCCAGCGCGTGCGCGACGAACTGCACGCCCAGGGCGCCTTCTACGGCATGGGTCGCCGCGAGACCCGGGCCCGCGCGGCCGAGCTGATCGACTCGCTCGAGCTCGGTCAGGTCGCCGGCCGCCAGGTGCAGTCGCTCTCGGGCGGCCAGAAGCGCCGGCTCGACATCGCGCTCGGCCTCATCCACCGGCCCGAGCTGCTCTTCCTCGACGAGCCGTCGACGGGCCTCGACCCGCACAGCCGTGCGAACCTGTGGGAGCACATCGTCGAGCTCCGCCGCGAGACGGGCACGACGATCTTCCTCACGACGCACTACCTCGACGAGGCCGACCAGCTCGCCGAGCGCGTCATGGTGATGGACCACGGCCAGGTCATCGCCGACGACACGGCGTGGGCACTGAAGGAGTCGCTCGCGGGCGACCGCGTGAGCCTCACCTTCGAGACGGCGGCGGATGCCGCGGCGGCCGCCGACCGCATCGGCGGCGAGGCGTCGGGGCAGGTCGTCACGGTGACCGCCCCCGGCGGCGATCGGGCGCTGCCCCGGTACATCCGCTCGCTCGGCGACGCCGGACTCGAGGTGGTCGCGGCGACGCATCGGCAGCCGACCCTCGACGACGTGTTCCTCGCTCTCACGGGCCGCACACTCCGCGAGGAGGCCGCGCACGCCGAGGCATCCGACGCTTCCGGCGACGGCGCCGACACCACCGCCCCCGCCCACGCCGCCGCCTGA
- a CDS encoding substrate-binding domain-containing protein has protein sequence MIGKKMRGPRKLALVAGIAAVGLLALSACSSGQEVASGEQSGPKDGPLTIAFLQKQGDQQYFIDEADGAKAAAEELGDVTIKVVDLGTDSNKAITELDSVIAQGVDGIVIVVPDQQIGPQVIDAANAAGIPIMAADDVIKDASGAEAPFTGFDGTAMGTLVGEEAARLYTEAGWTAADTKVLSGSKQDLSVCEDRVDAASAAFADNITGDAPEVIEIGTDNSATDAQDQAGAVITANAGVKNWVVWGCNDENETGIVTALQNSGVAPANIAGVGLGAYLTCKDWAAGQESGNKSALFISGVEVGKAAITSMVALLRDGTELPPKTIANTEIVGPDTWEAAGVVCT, from the coding sequence ATGATCGGCAAGAAGATGCGAGGGCCGCGCAAGCTCGCCCTCGTCGCAGGCATCGCCGCGGTGGGGCTGCTCGCGCTCAGTGCATGCTCGTCGGGCCAGGAGGTCGCGTCGGGTGAGCAGTCGGGCCCGAAGGACGGACCGCTGACGATCGCCTTCCTGCAGAAGCAGGGCGACCAGCAGTACTTCATCGACGAGGCCGACGGCGCGAAGGCGGCCGCCGAGGAACTCGGCGACGTGACCATCAAGGTCGTCGACCTCGGCACGGACTCGAACAAGGCGATCACCGAGCTCGACTCCGTGATCGCGCAGGGCGTCGACGGCATCGTCATCGTCGTGCCCGACCAGCAGATCGGCCCGCAGGTCATCGACGCCGCGAACGCCGCCGGCATCCCGATCATGGCGGCCGACGACGTGATCAAGGACGCCTCGGGTGCCGAGGCTCCGTTCACCGGCTTCGACGGCACCGCGATGGGCACGCTCGTGGGCGAAGAGGCAGCGCGCCTCTACACCGAGGCCGGCTGGACCGCCGCCGACACGAAGGTGCTCTCGGGTTCGAAGCAGGACCTCTCGGTCTGCGAGGACCGCGTGGATGCGGCTTCGGCAGCCTTCGCCGACAACATCACGGGCGACGCTCCCGAGGTCATCGAGATCGGCACCGACAACTCGGCCACCGACGCGCAGGACCAGGCGGGCGCCGTCATCACGGCGAACGCCGGCGTGAAGAACTGGGTCGTCTGGGGCTGCAACGATGAGAACGAGACGGGCATCGTGACCGCGCTGCAGAACTCGGGCGTGGCCCCGGCCAACATCGCCGGTGTCGGCCTCGGCGCCTACCTGACCTGCAAGGACTGGGCGGCCGGGCAGGAGTCGGGCAACAAGTCCGCGCTCTTCATCTCGGGCGTCGAGGTCGGCAAGGCCGCCATCACCTCGATGGTCGCGCTCCTCCGCGACGGCACCGAGCTGCCGCCGAAGACGATCGCGAACACCGAGATCGTCGGACCCGATACCTGGGAGGCCGCGGGCGTCGTCTGCACCTGA
- a CDS encoding DUF5107 domain-containing protein → MLNDEAPLMRDRLHERESRIVLPDVPEHLAEASVAAWAEPMVIDTYLPEAPADYPAFLDRRVYQGSSGRVYPLPFHEKISQQKVPHEWQAIHLENEWVRLVILPELGGRIHIGYDKTAGYDFFYRNNVIKPALVGLAGPWISGGVEFNWPQHHRPATFLPTDWEIEHEADGAVTVWCSDHDPFARMKGMHGIRLRPDSALIEARVRLTNRTDDTQTFLWWANVAGAAHDEYQSFFPTDVHFVADHAKRAVASYPEVDGRYYGVDYPAQVTADRPDGDRLDWYRNIPVPTSYMILGTDDDFFGGYDHAKEAGFVYVADHRFAPGKKQWTWGDAPFGWAWDDNLTDGDGPYVELMAGAYTDNQPDFSWLTPGETKTFSQYWYPIQAIGPAHQANVEAAVRLDVVEVDGGTRVRIGVGTTRRHERLVIELRDRAGAVVHATSAAVDPGSAFVAAVDLDGVRAADALVLVVVDAEGRELIRFGHRPADASVETPRPAVEPPAPADVGSVEELFLIGQYLEQYRHATRRPEPYWEEALRRDPGHTRSHVALAAEHERTGDDERAERHLHHAIDRLTQWVSNPADGEAYYRLGVNLARRGRNAEAALALTKAMWNFAWRPAAGYALGRLQVRLGDVATAESTLREVLAVDARHGQARTLLALVLRRTGRETEAAELLGRLLADDPLDQWARDLAGGALTRDAATLLDVALEYAGVGADREALRVLDLARDAAPSAPSGQVQVGALVDYHRAAVLDRLGEPEEAAAARQAAAGNPERNGYAARLDDVAALRLALDADPADHRASLMLGNWYYDRRRHLDAIDAWSRCTVPGASVRVQVVAHRNLGIAVFNVLGDPDLAVSHFEAARALAPDDAKLFFELDQLLARVGRSPIERLALHEANAHLIAERDDLSIVHARLLTGLGRPAVAREHLLARRFQPWEGGEGQVLGAWDETNVTLATAALDDLDGPAAADFIRSALEPPASLGEARHPLANCAELYWLLGCAVELSGDRLAAEAAWQRAAASAGDFLNMSTQAFSAQSEFSIRALRALGRDEEADAQITAFAAFVDELAATPATIDYFATSLPTMLLFHDDVQQARDREVDDLRRRLIGLTEGPTEIGRDTTGHHSRATMRSSDTKRR, encoded by the coding sequence ATGCTCAACGACGAGGCGCCCCTGATGCGCGACCGGCTGCACGAACGCGAGTCGAGGATCGTGCTCCCCGACGTGCCGGAACACCTCGCCGAGGCATCCGTCGCCGCATGGGCCGAGCCGATGGTCATCGACACCTACCTGCCCGAAGCGCCCGCCGACTACCCCGCATTCCTCGACCGCCGCGTCTACCAGGGTTCGTCGGGGCGGGTCTACCCGCTGCCGTTCCACGAGAAGATCTCGCAGCAGAAGGTGCCGCACGAGTGGCAGGCGATCCACCTCGAGAACGAATGGGTGCGACTGGTCATCCTGCCCGAGCTCGGCGGGCGCATCCACATCGGCTACGACAAGACGGCCGGCTACGACTTCTTCTACCGCAACAACGTCATCAAGCCGGCCCTCGTCGGCCTTGCCGGGCCCTGGATCTCGGGCGGCGTGGAGTTCAACTGGCCGCAGCACCACCGACCGGCGACATTCCTGCCGACCGACTGGGAGATCGAGCACGAGGCCGACGGCGCCGTCACGGTCTGGTGCAGCGACCACGACCCGTTCGCACGGATGAAGGGCATGCACGGCATCCGGCTGCGCCCCGACTCCGCCCTCATCGAGGCCCGGGTGCGACTGACGAACCGCACCGACGACACCCAGACGTTCCTCTGGTGGGCGAACGTCGCCGGGGCCGCGCACGATGAGTACCAGTCCTTCTTCCCGACCGACGTGCACTTCGTCGCCGATCACGCCAAGCGCGCTGTCGCGAGCTACCCCGAGGTCGACGGCCGATACTACGGAGTCGACTACCCCGCCCAGGTGACCGCCGATCGCCCCGACGGCGACCGACTCGACTGGTACCGCAACATCCCCGTGCCGACCTCCTACATGATCCTCGGCACCGACGACGACTTCTTCGGCGGCTACGACCACGCGAAGGAGGCCGGCTTCGTCTATGTCGCCGACCATCGGTTCGCTCCCGGCAAGAAGCAGTGGACGTGGGGCGACGCCCCGTTCGGCTGGGCCTGGGACGACAACCTCACCGACGGCGATGGCCCCTACGTCGAACTCATGGCGGGCGCGTACACCGACAACCAGCCCGACTTCTCATGGCTCACTCCCGGCGAGACGAAGACGTTCAGTCAGTACTGGTATCCGATCCAAGCCATCGGTCCCGCGCACCAGGCGAACGTCGAGGCCGCCGTGCGTCTCGATGTCGTCGAGGTGGACGGCGGCACCAGGGTGCGGATCGGCGTGGGCACCACCCGCAGGCACGAGCGGCTCGTCATCGAACTCCGCGATCGCGCCGGCGCCGTCGTGCACGCCACGAGCGCGGCGGTCGATCCCGGCTCCGCGTTCGTCGCCGCCGTCGACCTCGACGGGGTCCGTGCCGCCGATGCACTCGTGCTCGTCGTCGTCGACGCCGAGGGCCGCGAGCTGATCCGGTTCGGCCACCGACCGGCGGATGCCTCGGTCGAGACGCCTCGCCCGGCCGTCGAGCCGCCCGCTCCGGCCGACGTCGGGTCGGTCGAGGAGCTCTTCCTCATCGGCCAGTACCTCGAGCAGTACCGCCACGCGACGCGCCGCCCCGAGCCCTACTGGGAGGAGGCGCTGCGACGCGACCCCGGACACACCCGGTCGCACGTCGCCCTTGCCGCAGAGCACGAACGGACCGGAGACGACGAGCGCGCCGAACGTCACCTGCATCACGCGATCGACCGGCTGACGCAGTGGGTGTCGAACCCCGCCGACGGCGAGGCGTACTACCGGCTCGGCGTGAATCTCGCCCGCCGCGGGCGGAACGCCGAAGCGGCGCTCGCCCTCACCAAGGCCATGTGGAACTTCGCCTGGCGGCCCGCTGCAGGCTACGCGCTCGGTCGCCTGCAGGTGCGCCTCGGCGACGTCGCCACCGCCGAATCGACCCTCCGCGAGGTGCTCGCCGTCGACGCCCGTCACGGCCAGGCACGAACCCTGCTCGCGCTCGTGCTGCGCAGAACCGGCCGCGAGACCGAGGCGGCCGAGCTCCTCGGGCGTCTGCTCGCCGACGACCCGCTCGACCAGTGGGCGCGCGACCTCGCCGGCGGAGCCCTCACCCGAGACGCCGCCACGCTGCTCGATGTGGCGCTGGAGTACGCGGGCGTCGGTGCCGACCGCGAGGCGCTCCGCGTCCTCGACCTGGCGCGAGATGCCGCGCCGTCGGCGCCGAGCGGGCAGGTGCAGGTGGGCGCGCTCGTCGACTACCACCGCGCTGCGGTGCTCGATCGCCTGGGCGAGCCCGAAGAGGCTGCTGCAGCGCGTCAGGCAGCCGCCGGCAACCCCGAACGGAACGGGTACGCCGCGCGTCTCGACGACGTCGCTGCGCTCCGGCTCGCCCTCGACGCCGATCCGGCGGATCACCGGGCCTCGCTCATGCTCGGCAACTGGTACTACGACCGTCGCCGCCACCTCGACGCCATCGACGCCTGGTCGCGTTGCACCGTGCCGGGTGCGTCGGTGCGGGTGCAGGTCGTCGCCCACCGCAACCTCGGCATCGCCGTGTTCAACGTGCTGGGCGACCCCGATCTGGCCGTGTCGCACTTCGAGGCGGCCCGGGCGCTCGCTCCCGACGACGCGAAGCTGTTCTTCGAACTCGATCAACTGCTGGCCAGGGTCGGCCGCAGTCCGATCGAGCGCCTCGCGCTGCACGAGGCCAACGCGCATCTCATCGCCGAGCGCGACGACCTCAGCATCGTGCACGCCCGCCTGCTCACGGGGCTCGGCCGACCGGCCGTCGCCCGCGAACACCTGCTCGCACGACGGTTCCAGCCGTGGGAGGGTGGCGAGGGCCAGGTGCTGGGGGCATGGGACGAGACGAACGTCACGCTCGCCACGGCGGCGCTCGACGACCTCGACGGCCCGGCAGCAGCCGACTTCATCCGGAGTGCACTCGAACCCCCCGCGTCGCTCGGTGAGGCGCGGCATCCGCTCGCCAACTGCGCCGAGCTCTACTGGCTGCTCGGCTGCGCGGTCGAACTGAGCGGCGATCGACTCGCCGCCGAGGCGGCGTGGCAGCGCGCCGCCGCCTCGGCAGGTGACTTCCTCAACATGAGCACCCAGGCGTTCAGTGCGCAGTCGGAGTTCTCGATCCGGGCGCTCCGTGCACTCGGGCGAGACGAGGAGGCCGACGCGCAGATCACGGCCTTCGCCGCATTCGTCGACGAGCTCGCAGCCACTCCCGCGACCATCGACTACTTCGCGACGTCGCTGCCGACGATGCTGCTCTTCCACGACGACGTGCAACAGGCACGGGATCGCGAGGTCGACGACCTCCGCAGACGTCTCATCGGACTCACCGAGGGCCCGACCGAGATCGGCCGGGACACCACCGGCCACCATTCGCGTGCGACGATGCGCTCGAGTGACACCAAGAGAAGGTAG
- a CDS encoding helix-turn-helix transcriptional regulator yields MAATTSRTLELLSLLQSHRHWSARELVDRLGVSDRTLRRDVDRLRELGYGIESARGSTGGYRLEAGTGLPPLLLSDDEGVAIAVGLRSQATAGLRGAEHTTLSALAKIEQVLPPALRRRIEALQSHAAVGAVGPGSARSGRPAPEVDAELLGLLALGCRDSERLRFTYTDAAGEASARVVEPYRLVPVARRWYLLAWDRQREDWRTFRLDRMSDVFPTRVRFEPRPMSDDDARARVEAAVRWRDRSVKARVVAEMPQTELVEHLGWYGREVVAIDAGHCAWPIEADSVENLSMALMWMPRGVRYRVEGPPEVLDFLAMQAERFAEASARG; encoded by the coding sequence ATGGCCGCAACGACCTCGCGAACCCTCGAACTGCTCTCCCTGCTCCAGAGCCACCGGCACTGGTCGGCGCGCGAACTCGTCGACCGGCTCGGCGTCTCCGACCGCACGCTGCGGCGCGACGTCGACCGCCTTCGCGAGCTCGGCTACGGCATCGAGTCGGCGCGCGGCTCGACCGGCGGCTACCGCCTCGAGGCCGGCACCGGCCTGCCGCCGCTGCTGCTCAGCGACGACGAGGGGGTCGCGATCGCCGTCGGCCTCCGCTCCCAGGCGACCGCCGGGCTGCGGGGCGCCGAGCATACGACGCTCAGTGCCCTCGCGAAGATCGAGCAGGTGCTGCCGCCGGCCCTGCGCCGTCGCATCGAGGCGCTGCAGTCGCATGCGGCGGTGGGCGCGGTCGGACCGGGTTCGGCTCGTTCCGGTCGACCGGCACCCGAGGTCGACGCCGAACTGCTCGGCCTGCTCGCGCTCGGTTGCCGCGATTCCGAGCGGCTGCGCTTCACCTACACGGATGCCGCGGGGGAGGCGTCGGCCCGAGTGGTCGAGCCGTACCGGCTCGTGCCCGTCGCCCGGCGCTGGTACCTGCTCGCGTGGGATCGCCAGCGCGAGGACTGGCGCACGTTCCGGCTCGACCGCATGAGCGATGTCTTCCCGACGCGGGTGCGGTTCGAGCCCCGGCCGATGAGCGATGACGACGCCCGGGCGCGGGTCGAGGCCGCGGTGCGCTGGCGCGACCGGAGCGTGAAGGCCCGGGTCGTCGCCGAGATGCCGCAGACGGAGCTCGTCGAGCACCTCGGCTGGTACGGCCGCGAGGTCGTCGCGATCGACGCCGGGCACTGCGCGTGGCCGATCGAGGCCGACTCGGTCGAGAACCTCTCGATGGCGCTCATGTGGATGCCGCGCGGCGTGCGGTACCGCGTCGAGGGGCCGCCCGAGGTGCTCGACTTCCTCGCGATGCAGGCCGAGCGCTTCGCGGAGGCATCCGCTCGAGGGTGA
- a CDS encoding AraC family transcriptional regulator, producing the protein MTIEEGFPGQRMQVLPRPRVREALRLPGVSHLVVTDAGYFPDARNHGRRRSAPIDEAVVMLCVAGRGWCETSGGRFNVTAGEVVILPPRHPHAYGADKREPWTIWWLHLTGRDLAEFLDAANVTVEQPVRTISERYRVAALVSEVLTWMERDTTTASITAASGAAWHLLSLLVAQPSSGDERSDSIDEAAEYLRAHVGERVEVSQLAAAANLSPSHFAALFRQRLGMPVLRYQTQLRMARARELLDHTSLSIAQISERVGYADSFYFARQFRATHGMTPSRYREEHKG; encoded by the coding sequence ATGACGATCGAGGAGGGATTCCCCGGACAGCGCATGCAGGTGCTGCCTCGCCCACGCGTTCGCGAGGCGTTGCGCCTGCCCGGCGTCTCGCATCTCGTCGTGACCGATGCGGGGTACTTCCCCGATGCCCGCAATCATGGTCGGCGGCGATCGGCGCCGATCGACGAGGCGGTCGTGATGCTGTGCGTCGCCGGGCGCGGCTGGTGCGAGACGAGCGGGGGCCGGTTCAACGTGACCGCCGGCGAGGTCGTGATCCTTCCCCCGAGGCATCCGCACGCCTATGGCGCCGACAAGCGCGAGCCCTGGACCATCTGGTGGCTGCATCTGACCGGCCGCGACCTCGCCGAGTTCCTCGACGCGGCGAACGTGACCGTCGAACAACCGGTGCGCACGATCTCGGAGCGCTATCGGGTGGCCGCGCTCGTGAGCGAGGTGCTCACCTGGATGGAGCGCGACACGACCACGGCGAGCATCACGGCCGCTTCCGGTGCGGCCTGGCACCTGCTCTCGCTGCTCGTCGCCCAGCCGTCGTCGGGCGACGAGCGGAGCGACTCGATCGACGAGGCCGCGGAATACCTGCGAGCGCATGTCGGCGAGCGCGTGGAGGTGAGCCAGCTCGCGGCGGCGGCCAACCTCAGCCCGTCGCACTTCGCCGCCCTGTTCCGGCAGCGTCTCGGCATGCCCGTGCTGCGATACCAGACCCAGCTGCGCATGGCTCGGGCGCGCGAACTCCTCGACCACACGTCGTTGTCGATCGCGCAGATCTCGGAGCGCGTCGGATATGCGGACTCGTTCTATTTCGCGCGTCAGTTCCGGGCGACGCACGGCATGACGCCGAGCAGGTATCGGGAGGAGCACAAGGGCTGA